Proteins encoded in a region of the Moritella marina ATCC 15381 genome:
- the lpxD gene encoding UDP-3-O-(3-hydroxymyristoyl)glucosamine N-acyltransferase, translating into MAMTLQQIATAIQAELHGDGNIEISTISSMQNAQPGSITFLSDSKYSAQLASVAASAVIVKSDDLAACNTNALVMKNPYVGFALVAQLLDTTPAPATDIAPSAVIAEDVVLGDNVAIGANAVIETGVTLADNVVIGAGCFVGKDTSIGQSTKLWANVTIYHNIAIGSDCLIQSGTVIGADGFGYANDGGKWIKIPQLGRVIIGDRVEIGACTTIDRGALDNTIISDGVILDNQCQVGHNVEIGENTAISGGTLLAGSLKLGKQCMIGGGSVINGHMEITDNVNITGMSMVMRPIDKAGLYSSGIPAQTNREWRRQTARVMKIDDMHKRLSKLEKLS; encoded by the coding sequence ATGGCAATGACGTTACAACAAATAGCAACGGCAATTCAAGCTGAGCTACACGGCGATGGCAATATCGAGATTAGTACGATTAGTTCGATGCAAAATGCACAGCCGGGTAGTATTACTTTTTTAAGTGATAGCAAATACAGTGCTCAACTCGCTAGTGTTGCCGCTTCAGCTGTCATTGTTAAATCGGATGATCTTGCCGCGTGTAATACCAATGCCTTAGTGATGAAAAATCCGTATGTTGGTTTTGCACTTGTTGCACAGTTACTGGATACAACTCCCGCACCAGCGACAGATATTGCGCCAAGTGCTGTGATTGCAGAGGATGTGGTATTAGGTGACAATGTCGCTATCGGTGCCAATGCGGTTATCGAAACGGGTGTGACGTTAGCGGATAACGTTGTGATCGGTGCTGGTTGTTTTGTTGGTAAAGATACCAGCATTGGTCAGAGCACTAAATTGTGGGCAAATGTTACTATTTACCACAATATTGCCATTGGCAGCGATTGTTTGATCCAAAGTGGTACTGTTATCGGCGCGGATGGCTTTGGTTATGCAAATGATGGCGGAAAATGGATCAAGATCCCACAACTTGGTCGTGTGATTATTGGCGATCGTGTTGAGATCGGCGCATGTACAACGATTGATCGTGGTGCGTTAGATAATACCATTATTAGCGACGGCGTGATTTTAGATAATCAGTGTCAAGTTGGCCATAATGTAGAAATTGGTGAAAACACCGCTATCTCTGGCGGTACCCTGTTAGCAGGAAGCTTAAAACTAGGTAAACAATGCATGATTGGTGGTGGTAGTGTTATCAATGGTCATATGGAAATAACCGATAACGTTAATATCACAGGTATGTCGATGGTAATGCGCCCGATTGATAAAGCAGGTCTGTATTCATCTGGTATTCCGGCACAAACTAATCGTGAATGGCGTCGTCAAACGGCCCGTGTAATGAAAATTGATGATATGCATAAACGCTTATCTAAACTAGAAAAATTAAGCTAA
- the rnhB gene encoding ribonuclease HII: MYDEIIYPEGKLVAGVDEVGRGPLVGDVVTAAVILDPNNPIIGLTDSKKLSEKKRQLLFPEIKEKALAWSIGRCSPSEIDELNILQATMVAMQRAVAGLAIQPEHVFIDGNRCPVLPMSAEAIVKGDLRVAEISAASILAKVVRDTEMEALDKRFPEYGFSQHKGYPTKAHMEKLAELGPTEEYRKSFKPVQRALGLLK, from the coding sequence ATGTATGATGAAATAATTTATCCAGAAGGGAAACTTGTTGCTGGTGTTGACGAAGTTGGACGTGGTCCATTGGTTGGCGATGTCGTTACGGCTGCAGTGATATTAGATCCAAATAACCCCATTATCGGCTTAACGGATTCAAAAAAATTAAGCGAGAAAAAACGCCAGCTATTGTTCCCTGAAATTAAAGAGAAAGCATTAGCTTGGAGCATTGGCCGTTGTAGCCCTAGCGAAATTGATGAGCTGAATATCTTACAGGCGACCATGGTTGCCATGCAACGCGCAGTAGCAGGTTTAGCGATTCAACCTGAGCATGTATTTATTGATGGTAACCGTTGCCCTGTATTGCCAATGTCTGCTGAAGCTATTGTCAAAGGTGACTTACGCGTAGCCGAGATAAGTGCAGCGTCAATCTTAGCCAAAGTAGTGCGTGATACCGAGATGGAAGCACTGGATAAACGTTTTCCTGAATATGGTTTTTCCCAGCATAAAGGTTATCCAACCAAGGCACATATGGAAAAATTAGCCGAGCTTGGGCCGACAGAAGAATACCGTAAAAGTTTTAAACCTGTGCAACGCGCGTTAGGTTTATTGAAATAA
- the lpxB gene encoding lipid-A-disaccharide synthase, producing the protein MTTKPLRIGIIAGEVSGDILAAALIKEIQSRHPDAIFEGIAGPRMQALGFNTLFEMEELSVFGLVEVLGRLPRLFKVKREVLAHFKQNPPDIFIGVDAPDFNIPIELKLKADGIKTVHYVSPSVWAWRQKRVFKIKKAVDMVLAFLPFEKAFYDEYDVPCRFVGHTMADAIPLVGADKQAAISELKLDPKQRYVAILPGSRAGEVGLLSASFLETAILLKQRFSDLQFVIPMVNEERKAQFIAIKAEVAPDLEVIILDGHAREAMAVADAVLLASGTAALETMLMKRAMVVGYRVKPLTYKIMLRLMKAPFVSLPNLLAKKEIVAERLQDDCQPEILADEMAKLLTTDNAALIEHFTELHEQIRCNADKQAADAVLELINDNNIPAISQK; encoded by the coding sequence ATGACAACGAAACCATTACGTATTGGTATTATCGCCGGGGAAGTCTCTGGCGATATTTTAGCTGCCGCCCTGATCAAAGAAATTCAATCCCGTCACCCTGATGCTATTTTCGAAGGTATTGCTGGACCACGCATGCAAGCGCTTGGTTTTAATACGCTGTTTGAAATGGAAGAGCTATCTGTTTTTGGTCTTGTCGAAGTACTCGGCCGGTTACCAAGACTGTTTAAAGTAAAACGTGAAGTCCTTGCCCATTTTAAGCAAAACCCACCAGATATCTTTATTGGTGTCGATGCGCCAGATTTTAATATTCCCATTGAATTAAAGCTTAAAGCAGATGGCATAAAAACTGTGCATTATGTAAGCCCTTCGGTTTGGGCATGGCGTCAAAAGCGTGTTTTCAAAATTAAAAAAGCAGTCGATATGGTATTAGCGTTTCTGCCGTTTGAAAAAGCGTTTTATGATGAATATGATGTGCCGTGTCGTTTTGTCGGCCACACGATGGCTGATGCTATTCCATTAGTAGGTGCGGATAAGCAAGCCGCTATTAGTGAACTTAAGTTGGATCCTAAACAGCGTTACGTGGCTATTTTACCGGGTAGTCGTGCAGGCGAAGTTGGATTGCTGTCTGCAAGCTTTTTAGAAACGGCTATTTTGTTAAAACAGCGGTTTAGTGATTTACAGTTTGTGATCCCTATGGTCAATGAAGAACGTAAAGCACAGTTTATCGCGATTAAAGCAGAAGTTGCCCCTGATCTTGAGGTTATTATTTTAGATGGTCATGCGCGTGAAGCGATGGCTGTTGCTGATGCAGTATTGTTAGCGTCGGGTACGGCAGCATTGGAAACTATGTTGATGAAACGTGCTATGGTCGTCGGTTATCGCGTTAAGCCGCTAACTTATAAGATCATGCTACGCTTGATGAAAGCACCCTTTGTATCATTACCTAACTTATTAGCGAAAAAAGAAATTGTCGCAGAGCGGTTACAAGATGATTGCCAGCCAGAAATTTTAGCGGATGAGATGGCGAAGTTGTTAACAACTGATAATGCAGCTCTCATTGAGCATTTTACTGAATTGCATGAGCAAATTCGTTGTAATGCGGACAAACAAGCTGCAGATGCAGTACTTGAATTAATTAATGACAATAATATCCCAGCAATATCGCAGAAATAG
- the fabZ gene encoding 3-hydroxyacyl-ACP dehydratase FabZ, producing the protein MSEQKNTIEIQEIMSLLPHRYPFLLVDRVLDYVPGKSIHAVKNVSVNEPQFTGHFPTNPIFPGVLILEALAQASGLLGYKSDGGPADNELYYFAGIDKARFRKPVVPGDVLHLHIELIKERRGIGRFTAIAKVDGKVVCDAEIMCAKREAN; encoded by the coding sequence TTGAGCGAACAAAAAAATACCATCGAAATACAAGAAATCATGAGTCTTTTACCACATCGTTACCCGTTTTTACTGGTTGATCGTGTATTGGATTATGTACCGGGAAAGTCGATCCATGCAGTTAAAAATGTGTCGGTCAATGAGCCGCAATTTACTGGCCATTTCCCAACCAACCCTATTTTCCCTGGTGTATTGATTTTAGAAGCATTGGCTCAAGCATCGGGTTTGTTAGGTTATAAGTCTGATGGCGGTCCAGCAGACAATGAATTGTATTATTTTGCTGGTATTGATAAGGCGCGTTTCCGCAAACCGGTTGTACCTGGCGATGTTTTACACCTACACATAGAATTAATCAAAGAACGCCGTGGTATCGGTCGCTTTACTGCTATTGCAAAAGTAGATGGTAAAGTAGTTTGCGATGCTGAGATCATGTGCGCGAAACGAGAGGCTAACTAG
- the lpxA gene encoding acyl-ACP--UDP-N-acetylglucosamine O-acyltransferase, which translates to MIHETAIVHESAKIGNNVKIGPWTIVGENVEIGDDCVIASHVVINGPCKIGKGNRFFQYGSIGEECQDLKYAGEHTRLEIGDNNVFREGVTIHRGTVQDQGLTKIGSNSLFMVNAHVAHDVMIGDNCIFANNATLAGHVHIGDYVIFGGHAAIHQFGKVGSHAFVAGGSVIIKDIPPYVMASGHHAKPFGINSEGLKRRGFDAEAIKAVKRAYRVLFRQGNTVAEALAALEESANEQPSVALFTEFLKTNERGIIR; encoded by the coding sequence GTGATCCATGAAACAGCTATTGTGCATGAAAGCGCAAAAATTGGTAACAATGTAAAAATTGGTCCTTGGACTATCGTTGGTGAAAACGTAGAGATTGGCGATGATTGTGTTATTGCCTCTCATGTTGTTATTAATGGTCCATGCAAAATTGGTAAAGGTAATCGCTTTTTCCAATACGGTTCAATCGGTGAAGAATGCCAAGATCTAAAATATGCGGGTGAACACACACGTCTTGAGATTGGTGATAATAATGTATTTCGCGAAGGCGTCACCATTCACCGTGGAACAGTACAAGACCAGGGTTTAACCAAAATTGGTAGCAATAGTTTATTCATGGTTAATGCACACGTTGCACACGATGTTATGATCGGTGATAACTGTATTTTTGCTAATAATGCGACCTTAGCGGGTCATGTACATATTGGTGATTATGTTATTTTTGGTGGTCACGCGGCTATTCACCAGTTTGGTAAAGTGGGTTCTCATGCCTTCGTTGCCGGTGGTTCGGTTATCATTAAAGATATCCCGCCTTATGTAATGGCATCAGGTCATCACGCTAAGCCTTTTGGTATCAACTCTGAAGGCCTTAAGCGCCGTGGATTTGATGCTGAAGCGATTAAAGCTGTTAAGCGTGCTTATCGTGTATTATTCCGTCAAGGTAATACAGTTGCTGAAGCATTAGCAGCATTAGAAGAAAGTGCAAATGAACAACCAAGCGTTGCTTTGTTTACAGAATTTTTAAAAACCAATGAACGTGGTATTATTCGTTAA